One window of the Populus nigra chromosome 4, ddPopNigr1.1, whole genome shotgun sequence genome contains the following:
- the LOC133690923 gene encoding FCS-Like Zinc finger 5-like — translation MLLGKRPRNPMKRTTSFSEITFDLNTATSEAAPPPSDHHQKQAGYGGLIDQLFLSDAGSPRTTYRRASADFLETAHFLRACSLCKRRLIPGRDIYMYRGDSAFCSLECRQQQMSLDERKEKCSLASKKESVSTTTATEVSAKGESTVAAL, via the exons ATGTTGCTGGGCAAGAGACCACGTAATCCAATGAAGAGAACAACAAGCTTCTCAGAGATCACCTTTGATCTAAACACTGCTACTAGTGAAGCAGCCCCACCACCGTCTGATCATCATCAAAAACAGGCGGGATATGGTGGCCTGATAGATCAACTGTTCTTGTCTGACGCTGGATCACCAAGAACTACCTATAGAAGGGCTTCTGCTGATTTCTTGGAGACTGCTCACTTCTTGAGGGCTTGCTCTCTTTGCAAGCGCCGGTTGATCCCTGGCCGTGACATCTACATGTACAG GGGTGACAGTGCTTTTTGCAGCCTGGAATGCAGGCAACAACAAATGAGCTTAGATGAGAGGAAAGAGAAGTGCTCATTAGCATCCAAGAAAGAATCTGTATCCACCACCACCGCAACAGAAGTCTCCGCTAAAGGAGAGAGCACCGTTGCCGCCTTGTAG
- the LOC133692433 gene encoding pollen-specific protein C13-like, with translation MARVFMLLALCVLPALVSAARPGRNPFSVQGLVYCDTCLAGFETPKTTYIAGSKVKVECRDRKTQDLVYSKEGTTDSTGKYIITVDEDHKDQICDAMLVSSPRKDCSSPSAGRDRARVILTSYNGLVSTTRYANSMGFMAAQPMSGCTELLRSYQEFDN, from the exons ATGGCTCGCGTATTCATGCTTCTTGCTCTCTGTGTGCTACCGGCCCTTGTAAGTGCTGCTCGCCCTGGAAGAAACCCATTTAGTGTTCAAGGACTCGTGTACTGTGACACTTGCCTTGCTGGTTTTGAAACCCCCAAAACGACTTACATTGCAG GTTCCAAGGTTAAGGTGGAATGCAGGGACAGGAAGACACAAGATCTTGTCTATAGCAAGGAAGGCACAACAGACTCAACTGGAAAATACATCATCACTGTTGATGAGGACCACAAGGATCAAATCTGTGATGCCATGCTAGTTAGCAGCCCCCGCAAGGACTGCAGCTCACCATCTGCAGGCCGTGACCGTGCCCGTGTTATCTTGACCAGTTACAATGGTCTTGTATCAACCACTCGCTATGCCAATTCTATGGGTTTCATGGCTGCACAGCCCATGTCTGGATGCACTGAGCTTCTCAGGTCATACCAGGAGTTCGATAATTAG
- the LOC133690918 gene encoding 2,3-bisphosphoglycerate-dependent phosphoglycerate mutase 1-like, which yields MATSVFHQPLGTAQPHQHLQNSGFRHELGHASVKLTFKGFKVETGLSRRGGYSSCKRKFGAIQASASHTSVVQPFSYPPNNSTDELRKKSSEAALILIRHGESLWNEKNLFTGCVDVPLTKKGVEEAIEAGKRISNIPVDMIYTSALIRAQMTAMLAMTQHRRKKVPIILHNESEQAREWSQIFSEDTKKQSIPVVTAWQLNERMYGELQGLNKQETADRFGKEKVHEWRRSYDIPPPNGESLEMCAERAVAYFKDHIEPQLLSGKNVMIAAHGNSLRSIIMYLDKLTSQEVINLELSTGIPMLYIFKGGKFIRRGSPAGPTEAGVYAYTRSLALYRQKLDDMLH from the exons ATGGCCACTTCTGTGTTTCaccaacccctagggactgctcAGCCCCATCAACACCTCCAGAACTCTGGTTTTCGTCATGAGCTTGGCCATGCTTCGGTGAAACTGACATTTAAAGGTTTTAAGGTTGAGACTGGATTGTCAAGAAGAGGAGGTTATAGTTCTTGTAAGAGAAAATTTGGTGCTATTCAAGCCTCAGCTTCTCATACATCAGTGGTTCAGCCATTCTCATATCCCCCAAATAACAGCACCGACGAGTTGCGAAAGAAATCAA GTGAAGCAGCTTTGATCCTGATTAGGCATGGTGAGTCACTATGGAATGAAAAGAACCTGTTCACAGGCTGTGTTGATGTGCCATTGACAAAGAAGGGTGTGGAGGAGGCAATTGAAGCTGGTAAGAGAATCAGCAACATACCTGTCGACATGATATACACATCAGCCTTGATCCGTGCACAAATGACTGCTATGCTTGCCATGACCCAGCACCGTCGCAAAAAG GTTCCTATCATTTTACATAATGAGAGTGAACAGGCAAGGGAATGGAGCCAAATTTTTAGTGAAGATACAAAAAAGCAATCCATCCCAGTTGTAACAGCTTGGCAATTAAATGAAAGAAT GTACGGGGAATTGCAGGGTCTCAATAAGCAGGAAACAGCAGACAGGTTTGGGAAGGAAAAGGTTCATGAGTGGCGGAGGAGTTATGACATTCCTCCACCCAATGGCGAGAGTTTGGAAATGTGTGCTGAAAGAGCAGTTGcttatttcaaagatcat ATTGAACCTCAACTTCTATCTGGGAAGAATGTGATGATTGCTGCCCATGGGAATTCACTCAGGTCCATAATCATGTACCTTGACAAATTAACTTCACAGGAG GTTATCAACTTAGAATTATCAACTGGAATACCAATGCTTTACATTTTCAAAGGGGGAAAATTCATTAGGAGAGGAAGTCCTGCAGGACCAACCGAGGCTGGCGTGTATGCATATACTAGG AGTTTAGCTCTATATAGGCAGAAGTTAGATGATATGCTGCATTAG